One window from the genome of Roseisolibacter agri encodes:
- a CDS encoding GAF domain-containing sensor histidine kinase, translating into MSDPHSMAATAGRAPRTAAARPHRPSALEELAALARRVLSAEPTAPVLDDVVHTVARVLGAERAEVLAPREGTLVRLAGTGWDEPPDAPPATLTLLDSAGRAWWIDALRLVDDLRDAPAPLRDGRADDAASAALAPVPGLGVDPAGLLVAYGARPAQFGPDDAHALQAVAAVLASVLRRQHVEADRDRVREEARIAHRDAERAVARTAQLQAVTAALVPPLAPPEVARVIVEQGITALGAQAGVLAVRAPDGESLEIGHAIGYARALLAPWDRIPLSDRTPLGVATLAGVPVVVSSVAERDARFPMLAAAASAFPASITVPLPLGDGTLGALGLSFADERPIAARDTAFLLALGRLCAHALHRASAFENEQVARASAEAAAERTAQLQSVTAALSQALTTEAITRIVIESGAAALHADAGNMALLDPSGTALVANFAVNVPEHVLARWRDVPLDAPDPMAESVRTRRIVTYATAAERVVRWGGTPPTFQSAAFVPIHAGERALGGWSLAFRAPRAFTDDEQRFLLALGHQAALALERARLHEAERAAHRERERALAESERARGEAERANRAKSDFLAVMSHELRTPLNAIGGYAELLSMEIRGPVTEAQREDLSRIQRSQRHLLGLINELLTFARLESGALRYDIVDVLASDVVGAVEGLIAPQARARALTLDVRAAPAALTVRADPERLRQVLLNLLSNAVKFTEPGGGVALSCEARGGEAAFAVRDTGIGIPADQLERIFEPFVQVRGGLTRPHDGTGLGLSISREMARAMGGDLCAESRVGVGSTFTITLPLADAPR; encoded by the coding sequence GTGTCGGACCCCCACAGCATGGCGGCCACCGCCGGCCGCGCCCCGCGCACGGCGGCCGCGCGCCCGCACCGCCCATCCGCGCTCGAGGAGCTCGCGGCGCTGGCCCGGCGGGTGCTGTCCGCGGAGCCGACGGCGCCCGTGCTGGACGACGTGGTCCACACCGTGGCCCGCGTCCTCGGCGCCGAGCGCGCCGAGGTGCTGGCGCCGCGCGAGGGGACGCTGGTGCGGCTGGCGGGCACGGGGTGGGACGAGCCGCCCGACGCGCCGCCCGCCACGCTGACGCTCCTCGACTCGGCGGGCCGCGCCTGGTGGATCGACGCCCTGCGGCTGGTCGACGACCTGCGCGACGCGCCGGCGCCGCTGCGGGACGGCCGCGCCGACGACGCGGCGAGCGCCGCGCTCGCGCCGGTGCCCGGCCTCGGCGTCGACCCGGCGGGGCTGCTGGTCGCCTACGGCGCGCGGCCCGCGCAGTTCGGCCCCGACGACGCGCACGCGCTACAGGCGGTGGCCGCGGTGCTCGCGTCGGTGCTGCGCCGCCAGCACGTCGAGGCGGACCGCGACCGCGTGCGCGAGGAGGCGCGGATCGCCCATCGCGACGCCGAGCGCGCGGTCGCGCGCACCGCGCAGCTGCAGGCCGTCACGGCGGCGCTCGTGCCGCCGCTCGCGCCGCCCGAGGTCGCGCGCGTCATCGTCGAGCAGGGCATCACCGCGCTCGGCGCGCAGGCCGGCGTGCTCGCGGTCCGCGCGCCCGACGGCGAGTCGCTGGAGATCGGCCACGCGATCGGCTACGCGCGCGCCCTGCTCGCGCCGTGGGACCGCATCCCGCTCTCGGACCGCACGCCGCTGGGCGTGGCGACGCTCGCGGGCGTGCCGGTCGTCGTGTCCTCCGTCGCCGAGCGCGACGCGCGCTTCCCGATGCTCGCGGCGGCGGCGTCCGCGTTCCCCGCGTCGATCACCGTCCCGCTGCCGCTGGGCGACGGCACGCTCGGCGCGCTGGGCCTGTCGTTCGCGGACGAGCGGCCGATCGCGGCCCGGGACACCGCGTTCCTGCTCGCGCTGGGCCGGCTGTGCGCGCACGCGCTGCACCGCGCGAGCGCCTTCGAGAACGAGCAGGTCGCGCGCGCGTCCGCGGAGGCGGCGGCCGAGCGCACCGCGCAGCTGCAGTCGGTGACGGCGGCGCTGTCGCAGGCGCTGACCACCGAGGCCATCACGCGCATCGTCATCGAGTCGGGCGCGGCCGCGCTGCACGCGGACGCGGGCAACATGGCGCTGCTCGATCCCTCGGGCACGGCGCTGGTGGCGAACTTCGCGGTCAACGTGCCCGAGCACGTGCTCGCGCGCTGGCGCGACGTGCCGCTGGACGCGCCCGACCCGATGGCGGAGAGCGTGCGCACGCGGCGCATCGTCACCTATGCGACGGCAGCCGAGCGCGTGGTGCGATGGGGCGGCACCCCGCCCACGTTCCAGAGCGCGGCCTTCGTGCCGATCCACGCGGGCGAGCGCGCGCTCGGCGGCTGGTCGCTGGCGTTCCGCGCGCCGCGCGCGTTCACCGACGACGAGCAGCGCTTCCTGCTCGCGCTGGGGCACCAGGCAGCGCTGGCGCTGGAGCGGGCGCGCCTCCACGAGGCCGAGCGCGCGGCGCACCGCGAACGCGAGCGCGCGCTGGCGGAGTCCGAGCGCGCGCGCGGCGAGGCCGAGCGCGCCAACCGCGCCAAGAGCGACTTCCTGGCCGTGATGTCGCACGAGCTGCGGACGCCGCTCAACGCGATCGGCGGCTACGCCGAGCTGCTGTCGATGGAGATCCGAGGGCCGGTCACGGAGGCGCAGCGCGAGGATCTCTCGCGCATCCAGCGCAGCCAGCGGCACCTGCTCGGCCTGATCAACGAGCTGCTGACGTTCGCGCGGCTGGAGAGCGGCGCGCTGCGCTACGACATCGTGGACGTGCTCGCGTCGGACGTCGTCGGCGCGGTGGAGGGGCTGATCGCGCCGCAGGCGCGCGCCCGGGCGCTGACGCTCGACGTGCGCGCCGCGCCCGCGGCGCTCACCGTGCGCGCGGACCCGGAGCGGCTGCGCCAGGTGCTGCTCAACCTCCTCTCGAACGCCGTGAAGTTCACGGAGCCGGGCGGCGGCGTCGCGCTCTCCTGCGAGGCGCGCGGCGGCGAGGCGGCGTTCGCGGTGCGCGACACCGGCATCGGCATCCCGGCGGACCAGCTGGAGCGGATCTTCGAGCCGTTCGTGCAGGTGCGCGGCGGCCTCACGCGGCCGCACGACGGCACGGGGCTCGGCCTGTCGATCAGCCGCGAGATGGCGCGCGCGATGGGCGGCGACCTGTGCGCGGAGAGCCGCGTGGGCGTGGGCTCCACGTTCACCATCACGCTGCCGCTGGCCGACGCGCCGCGCTGA